CAATGGCAGGATACACAGGCTTCACAGTTGGTCAAGTTAATGGAAGACATGCTTACATACCATTCTATGCGAGTATCTCTCTATATCAGTCATCAATCTTATCTATTTCCTCCTCCTTGTAATATTTTGTTATATCAATGAAATATTACTTTCTTTgcttttcgaaaaaaaatatCAGTCATCAATCCTATGACTTGGGATCTTCAAAGTGGCTTCTTCTTTTAagtagcctttttttttttttggtaaattagtTATACCATTATAATGATTGACTATTTGGGTgcaaaaaatctctaaaaaggaGGATTAAGGTAACATGTTATGTTTTGTCTAACTACCAACTTATATCGAACATAGCACCTGACTTCTGGTGTGAACTGAACATCGTCAATATGCGCTTCTTGATTTATTAGTGAGACTAAATATTGAATGATGCATAGTGAACATGCCCGTCTTTATAACAGTCAGTCTTTGCTTTACCAACATTTGAATCATGGAGTTTATCCATAGTGACTGGTGCTTGGACTGGTACTCTTCGCAAACTTGTAAAAGAATTAAGAGCATTCAACATTTTTGCTATTCTTTTGGTACTTACTTTTGAAGTTTGAGTTCAAAGTAGGTCTCTGAGGTCGGAGATGGCATTCAAGCCTTAGAAATTGGAGatgctattttcaatcattttctCAAGTTTACTTATGAATGGTAGCAAAGATTAACTTCTGGTTCTGCCAATGGTGACATCATTTCCAGCCAAAGGCTCTTATTGATTTGAGTTTTCTCTTAACTGTATTATTTTCTTGTAATCATAACTGTAATGGCTAAATCAAGTCGGGTTAAAGAAATTATTGAAATGATTAGCATGAATTTATGTTAATGATGTTGATGTGCAGTGGGTGATAGAGAGACAGAACAAGGTTGTGATAACTGACAGAATGAGGGCCTGGGTGCTGTCTTCGACCAATCAGCCAAGTTTCTTGGACCCTAGATGCAACAATGAAGCCAAGAAAGATGAACCCGCAACCACAATCCCAGCTCTTAGAAGGGGGAAATGGCGTTAGTAACGAGTTAACAAGCAAAGAGATCAGTATGATTGAGAGCAAAACATTGCCACTTTTAATACCTCCGTGATTGTGCTCTTGGTTTACTGTGACCTGCAGCCAACTTTTGATAAATGGCCGATTTTGATCTGGAGTCCTTAGTTTGAAGGATTTCACCTGCAGCCACATTTGGAAGTAGAGatggattttgtgtttcttgTCGATGAGAGCTGTAATGTGATAGGATGGATAGCAGAATCTCTAGCGATGATGTATATAAGGACATGGGATCACATATGGTCAAGTTTGTAGATGACTGCAAGTACTTCCAGCAGGTCTTAAGGTTCAGTCTGTTGAGTTTCAGATTATGAAATTTTGGGTAAgttgtttgaaagatttgaaatGAGTTGTATTCTGTTGGCTGCCGTTTCTTTAtgagttgggaaaaaaaatacggcCCATTTGGCGGGTGGACAATGGAGGGGATAAGGATAGGCTAAGCAGGATTCACTTTTACCCGGTGTTTAATTTCTCCCTTTGCACCCGGATTGTTTATCCAGCAAACACCCCACCCCAAGCATAAGCTTATCCGAACTAGCTTAACATCGCGTCCCTCAAATCTCTTTAAACTCTTTTGCAATGAGATCTCTGTATTCTTATTACGAGGGACAATTGAGTAAAATCTcgacattattttttttgttcaccCCTCTTATCCATCCATTTCAACTACCAAACAATCCTCTTATTTGATCCATTTTTCTTAACTAATAATTCTCCCTTAAAACACATCTACCTTTTATCCACCCCTTTTCCTTGTCTCAAAAACATTATCTAAAGGGCAAACGAACTGTGTAGCAACTCCATTCACTTGTTTACTTGGCTTCTCTATCCACTTCTTGCGTTAAAATAAGCAAATAGGCAAATAAGCTGATAAATAAGGAGCATCAAACTGAATGAGCAAATAAACTTAGTTTTCAACTCCGGTAATTGGGGGCTATGAATGCTGTAT
This DNA window, taken from Rhododendron vialii isolate Sample 1 chromosome 8a, ASM3025357v1, encodes the following:
- the LOC131298795 gene encoding ATP-dependent 6-phosphofructokinase 7-like is translated as MGTWSFVIAEGAGQDRSFFLNPCPSRTGRTLQETNYPKMLGCGYLSEDQGILLTVLPCARDHFTKQKKMITGLVFSFIWRIRPTYMIRAIPSNASDNLHCTLLAHSAIHGAMAGYTGFTVGQVNGRHAYIPFYAMTGAWTGTLRKLVKELRAFNIFAILLPKALIDLSFLLTWVIERQNKVVITDRMRAWVLSSTNQPSFLDPRCNNEAKKDEPATTIPALRRGKWR